The Arctopsyche grandis isolate Sample6627 chromosome 12, ASM5162203v2, whole genome shotgun sequence genome includes the window ATATAACTAAAGGTGATTTTCCACCTAATTCTAAAGAAACTTTCTTCATATTTGATTGGGCACAAGATTTCATGATTATTTGTCCTATAATAATATGAGacaaattataaattgataaaatgtaatttaccgtattgattatgattttttttattacttaccaATTTCAGTACTGCCGGTGAAGCCTAGTTTCCTGATTTGAGGATGCTCAGCCATTGCTTGACCACAAACAGAACCACTGCCAGGGAGAATATTTATCACACCTGGTGGAAATCCAGCTTTTACACTCAGTTCAGCGAATTTCAGCGCTGTTAATGGTGAAACcttcacaaaaaatatatagattatatatacatgtatgtataattacataaaatttgcATGAAAAAATTTTCATCGAGAGTATACCTGAGCTGGTTTCATGACAACGGTATTTCCTGCAGCCAAGCAAGCTGCCATTTTCCAAGATAGCATCATAAGTGGATAATTCCAAGGTGTTATTAATGCACATACTCCAATTGGTTCTTTTTTCGTGAATGAAAGGTTTCTATTCGGTCGGGCGTTACTTATCGGTATTGTGGAACCTTGAATTTTATCAGACCATCCAGCAAAGTAACGCCATGTTTCAATGGACATGCCAATGTGAGTTTTTAAAGCTAATGTATACACAGCACCCGAGTCAATTGATTCAATCGTAGCCAATTCTTCTTTGTGCTGTTCCATTAAATCAGCTAAtctgtaatattaaaaaaatgaatggatATAttagaatacatttttattaggaaaaaagtcaaatatattataaaaacatagGTAATGTAAAAATACTTGTAAAGAAGCTGTCCTCGTTCtcttgcacttatttttgaCCATTCTCCTTCTTCAAACGCTTGTTTTGCGGCTGATACAGCTTTATCTACATCATTGACTGAAGCACTTTGAACTTTACAAATTTCGGATTCATCACTTGGATTAATTATTGTTAATGTTTTTCCACTATCCGAATTGACAAATTCACCGTTAATAAATAACTGTGTGGGaaacttaatattaattttatttacattcattTCACAAGCATCATAAGTGATTTCTTTTTTGTCACATTCACCACGTAGTTTGGATATGGTGCATTGTAAAAATTCATCAAATGTGGTATTCATGAACACGTCTTCGTTTTGTAATTCTAATTGCACGAGATCTTTGATTTCTTCAACTAATCTTACGACATCCATCGAGCCAGCACCGCATGTGAAAAAATCTGTTTCGCTTTCTATCTCTACTCTTAATATAGAGTTCCACACTTTACGAATATCTTCGACTAACGCTTTTTCTTCACTTGTTAATTCAAGTTTATTAGAAGAAGATCCACTTTTGAAGAAATTTTTGGCTGCAATCATTTTCCCATTAACTTTGAGTCTTTGAACatttatctgaaaaaaaaaaatttttttttccacgTTGATACAAGAATAGTACATtaattagtataaatataatttattgaaaattatatgtatatatatttttttatactaattaAACATACCATACTTCCATCTAGCGCCGTAATCAGTAATCCATCATTGTGTACAATTGCAGATTTTTTAAGACTGACGAAATTAAGTGGTTCACCGATAGGTTCACCCTTTTTCCAGATCGAAGAACCATACAATCGTACTTCAATTAAATTGTCATCACCATTTTTGACATTCGAGTCCAGATTGTTAGCATTAGTGCGAGGTAGCATAAGAGTCAAAGCGCCCGGTGAGGAATCTAATCCTCTTATGAAATTGTGTAAATCTTGTGCATTTTTCGACCAATCAATCTGtaaattgatacaaaaataaacaacgCTAGAAGTTTTTTCAAAGAACCAAAACTGAAATCATTAAGGGCTTTCTAATAAGAAAAGACAGTTGGATTTTacttgttaaatatttttttatgactaaattcatttgattatacttgaaataaaaatatcttattcaATCCGGGTCCCTTTAAGATTGAATCTCTTAGGTGCGCCAGTGTTTGACGAGAATTAGATAATAAATTGATACTAACCATATGTGTTTCCTGCTTGAACAGAGCAATATCATATGTTGCTCCTTCTTTTGGTTGTGGTATTTTTGGAGCTGTTCCATTTGCAATCATATTGACTGATTGAGATAAAGCTTTTATACCTGAAAACAACACGTAATACAATTACCCACATATGAAATTAATATGAATAATCAAAGTCTTTTAGAATTACCTTCAGGATAAAGAAATCTATTGTAAAGAGTATCAACAGTATCATCGGGTAGAACAGGGCAAGATTTTTGCAGTAAAATTGGTCCAGTATCAAGTCCATCGTCAGCCCAAAATATGCTCAAGCCACCAACTGTATCACCTTCGATAAGTGTCCTGAAgtgtaataaatatacaatacaataaattcataatgaaattggacgtattatattaattttaaagtaaCATACCATGATATGGAGGAAGCACCTCTATGCCTCGGCAGAAGTGATGGATGATAACATATGCTTTTATAAGCAGGGAAGTTAATAACTTCCATAGGAATGAATTGAGTGCAAAATGGTAATACGTTGAGTTCTGCATTcacctaaaattatatttataatgaatatgaaatattaagttatggccacatttttatatgcatttaaaaCGACAAACTAACAGATTTGTACATTTCTACGACGTCTTGTAAAGCTTTCCCTTTGCTTCTCCACATTTTCACTTTGAAAACGGGGACGTTAAATTTAGTAGCCACGGTTgctgtaattaaatattaaaagtcaataatgtatttattaatataataattaaactatgtaatacaaaaaacatGGGAAGGGGAAAGGAAATTCGTTTTTGGGGATTACAATTTTGTGTAGGAGATCGTTCTCTCTCACGgacccgaaaacgcaaatatcggaagacaaagatcttaattcgaaagatcaaaaaaaagggtacatggtaaacggtacatactcacttaatttgcgcgagcaggatacaacaggaacaaaaggaacaggcttttcctcccgtattctgcgcgcgcacattaaacaaggctgtatgacaaaaagagagataatttcaccgcataccactcctatatattatatgggtTTGAtgcagacagattgaaccacacattaactggatggctgctttaaacgcaattctcgacttcacgaatgaaaaattgcacatcagatgacgagtaacctttcgatgtgcacatatgcaattattaaaattgagttggatctttctgacgagtttttaataatttaataaggaaataatcggaactaaagtatcagaaacACAGAAGGTATACAGGGTAGgcatgtcgggacttcgggtagatttcgcttagtgtaagtgcgagcagtgcgcacgcataaggtacacgtgtcgttaatctgtggttcagtctgtctggcgcttttcgatcgtttgcaccgcatcgatattatatgtatatacatagtaccgtttaccatgcaccctttttttttttatctttcgacttaagatctttcgattttcgatctttgccttccgatatttgcgttttcaggcgtttcactttcgggcccgtgaggtagacccgtaggagatatgttaataaaataagttgaggaaaattaaaaaatttcaagatAAATACCCAAAGGATCTTCACGGTCGTTTTTGTCAGGAACGGTAAAAACTCCGACCACTCGGTGACCATCGTTGATGAGTAGTTTGAAAAGCTCGCCAGCGAAGGTGCTTTGGCCAATGAGCGCGATTCTCAGCGAACGCTTTGGCGCCTAAATCAATGTCAATGTCAATTTTACTTCATtttccaaatatacatatacgaatcacaggtttattttatgtttttctcacatacatatgttatcttGTGTATCCattacaatttaatatactCAGGTGTCATTTTATAAAGTTATTCatgcgttttttttattaacaaatattagaaaatttgaaatgaaaacaatgtagttgaaaacaattgaataaaagTTTACCTCGTCAGCTATGGAAATTGGCGGCATTGTTGATGATGTGTTCAAATGTTCATAAACAAATGAGAAATGAGGAACGAGGAAAACGTGTGCGTTCACGCTAACCGCCAAGCGATAAATAACGGACCATACATGTTTTCACCTATTTATAACAGTCGtcggaaaattttatattgtaatgcttcctctatacatataaatacatgtacatacccACCAATGttatggaaataaaaataaaattaaaactttgttTTAATCGTCGTTCATATCAGATCCATTCcatttacaataaatatgtgcatactATTTTAAaaaggtaaacggactactagtcatatgtgaatcagtcacaggacaaccggtcgctctagatcggtcacacgtgatcacccgtcatactaaaactggtcacgagaaaactggtcacaccctaaaatcggtcacgagaaaactgattgaaaactgagagcgaccggttgtcctgtgactggttcacatttgactagtaatcaccgaacctttaaaaattgtgatattattttttccacattttaggaataagattaaaataatcacgcaataaaaatgtaaaataacattaaaaaagtaATTCTTATAAATTATCATTTGTATACAGTTAGTATGTAACTGAAGATTGGTTTGGTAACAagttatatatcaatatatatattgagtgaatgcgacagttgcgcttcgaccagataatacgtattttaaatcgacaaaatcgaggtttcgtattctctaattttctcctccgaaactggaccaatttttaaaaaatttcaccatcagtatgagaaagatattttctatgcagttatgtgcgtatttttttttaaatcgaccgttaaataagcacgctggactcttttcgtgggtataagaaagaggcgattttatagatgtttggcggctcttagctcctataaaaaataactaatcaaaaaaataaaaagatagaaacatgtctatggtagatatccatagcatattaaaaaataatttctctagtgccataattgaggaagggagaagtgtaatacgtttgtatggacaaggcgctggtgtccagccctcttaacagtaCGTAAAACAAAATTGTTCTTTAAAAATGCTATGTTTATTTAGTTTTTGCAAATAATGATCTTGAAGATATATATACTAGTATTAAAGTAACGTAGTTTAGGAAAAATATACTGTTCTTGGGAAAATATGGTTTAATAAAATCTTAATCATAAACTAGTTCGATCTATGTAttgttaaaaatgtttaaataagaggtatgtaaaaatagatatTTCCAAGGATCAacctattgaaaattttcatggtACTAACAATGTTAAGATTCGAtttatcttatacatatgtattacagtagaatctcgattatccggattatTGAAAACGAatacaaattttacgattttgctgctttgaaattcataacataaaaatttgaaaataagacggagaaatgagtcagttgtcttcaaaattcaatactagtttgtttcttgaaaatttgatcgtgatttcaatattaatttttaatattaccaatatagaaaagaaaacgtgttgtattatcattaaaagacaaattagatataatcaatgctttaaaaagcggtgtcttaggacgttttttgtcaaataaacaTGGTGTTTGAACATCAACGATCTCGGATATAAAAAACAATGTTACAAAATTATGAAGGTTACTGATTCTTAGGTTACGAAAAAATCAGGATATGAAGAAGTCGAAGAGTGTATTTTTTATGTGGTTCATTCAAAGACGATCGTCTGGACAGCCAATATCTGGtccattattatatgaaaagtattcgtgttttggcagcttcaaaaagaCTAGCTAACTTCGAgcaaaaatccataattgaatttcttaataaagaataatttaatattgatcttcatgttattttatatgtaaaggtagacaaataaaaattattcatactgaatgtacacatctttccctgtcaattgtatttttttcgattatccggatttttcattatccggactaccttcatccccaattagtccggataatcgaggttctactggaTATTTATccttaaataaatttcttacaaaaataaaaatagctatTCGGGCTGTATAACTAGTTAAGTTTTAAAACGTTATATTCTTATGAATAGTTAAATACTGTTTTAGTCTGTCATAAGGGCCagaattatttttcccagggACCCGGATTGCTCTTGGCGaccctgcatatgtatgtatgggtctacctcacgggccggaatgtgaaattaccgaaaacgcaaatatcggaaggcaaagatcgaaaatcgaaagattttaagtcgaaagataaaaaaaagggtgcatggtaaacggtacatactcacttaatttgcgcgagcaggatacaacaggaacaagaggaacaggcttttcctcccgtattctgcgcgcgcacattaatacggg containing:
- the LOC143920244 gene encoding cytosolic 10-formyltetrahydrofolate dehydrogenase; the protein is MPPISIADEAPKRSLRIALIGQSTFAGELFKLLINDGHRVVGVFTVPDKNDREDPLATVATKFNVPVFKVKMWRSKGKALQDVVEMYKSVNAELNVLPFCTQFIPMEVINFPAYKSICYHPSLLPRHRGASSISWTLIEGDTVGGLSIFWADDGLDTGPILLQKSCPVLPDDTVDTLYNRFLYPEGIKALSQSVNMIANGTAPKIPQPKEGATYDIALFKQETHMIDWSKNAQDLHNFIRGLDSSPGALTLMLPRTNANNLDSNVKNGDDNLIEVRLYGSSIWKKGEPIGEPLNFVSLKKSAIVHNDGLLITALDGSMINVQRLKVNGKMIAAKNFFKSGSSSNKLELTSEEKALVEDIRKVWNSILRVEIESETDFFTCGAGSMDVVRLVEEIKDLVQLELQNEDVFMNTTFDEFLQCTISKLRGECDKKEITYDACEMNVNKINIKFPTQLFINGEFVNSDSGKTLTIINPSDESEICKVQSASVNDVDKAVSAAKQAFEEGEWSKISARERGQLLYKLADLMEQHKEELATIESIDSGAVYTLALKTHIGMSIETWRYFAGWSDKIQGSTIPISNARPNRNLSFTKKEPIGVCALITPWNYPLMMLSWKMAACLAAGNTVVMKPAQVSPLTALKFAELSVKAGFPPGVINILPGSGSVCGQAMAEHPQIRKLGFTGSTEIGQIIMKSCAQSNMKKVSLELGGKSPLVIFDDCDLDKAVRIGMSSVFFNKGENCIAAGRLFVEESIHDQFIAKVLEETKKMIIGDPLNRSTAHGPQNHKAHLDKLVEYCEIGVKEGAKLELGGKRVNRKGYFFEPTVFSNVDDHMFIAKEESFGPIMIISKFNGSDLDAVIKRANNTEFGLASGVFTKDISKAMYFAEKIEAGTVFVNTYNKTDVAAPFGGFKQSGFGKDLGQEALNEYLKTKCVTLEY